A genome region from Paralichthys olivaceus isolate ysfri-2021 chromosome 6, ASM2471397v2, whole genome shotgun sequence includes the following:
- the LOC109635076 gene encoding homeobox protein Hox-C1a-like, with product MTSYEELTAEGESSLLFTGCCRAKEVTQGCGTRPDPAEGEPEVEEVASRFNPLHPHYLTLSNTLTLCTSSSDSPPPPPPPPPPLFDTLGGFSTPTCPHSSRVPWRCRSQGQGSPGLGYRASAASSGTGGRTDCGSLTEQIQICSHRGPETEGRSSANADCTVAVTHGRSKTFEWMRVKRSQHRAAGTHMTCGFSVVGSGLGAVEAGSSSSSSMCADVHPTVPGAPRTCFSTKQLTELEKEFHFNKYLTRARRVEVAGALQLSETQVKVWFQNRRMKQKKLQRGGGLLCDPGPAALRSRAGSLDTCPAVEPRTTSPEHLPLMP from the exons ATGACTTCCTATGAAGAGTTAACGGCCGAAGGGGAGAGTAGCCTTCTGTTCACGGGCTGCTGCCGAGCAAAAGAGGTCACACAGGGCTGCGGGACTCGTCCTGACCCTGCGGAGGGAGAACCGGAGGTGGAAGAAGTTGCGTCAAGATTCAATCCGCTGCATCCCCACTACTTGACACTCTCCAACACTTTGACTCTGTGCACCTCTTCTTCGGAcagcccacctcctcctcctccccctcctcctcctctgtttgacACTCTCGGGGGCTTCTCGACACCGACCTGCCCCCACTCGTCCCGTGTCCCCTGGCGGTGCAGGTCGCAGGGGCAGGGCTCTCCAGGACTCGGATACCGTGCGTCAGCAGCCAGCAGCGGGACAGGAGGACGCACCGACTGTGGGTCACTCACGGAGCAAATTCAAATCTGCTCTCACCGCGGCCCCGAGACTGAGGGGCGAAGTTCGGCCAACGCGGACTGTACCGTGGCTGTTACGCATGGAAGGAGTAAAACTTTTGAGTGGATGAGGGTGAAGAGGAGTCAGCACCGGGCGG CCGGGACGCACATGACCTGTGGGTTCAGTGTTGTTGGCTCGGGACTCGGTGCTGTGGAGgctggaagcagcagcagcagcagcatgtgcgCGGATGTCCATCCCACGGTGCCCGGGGCCCCGAGGACCTGCTTCAGCACCAAGCAGCTGAccgagctggagaaggagttcCACTTCAACAAGTACCTGACGCGGGCCAGGCGGGTGGAGGTCGCCGGCGCCCTGCAGCTCAGCGAGACGCAGGTGAAAGTTTGGTTTCAGAACAGACGCATGAAGCAGAAGAAATTACAGAGAGGCGGCGGACTGCTCTGCGACCCGGGCCCCGCGGCTCTGCGCTCACGCGCCGGCTCTTTGGACACCTGCCCCGCTGTGGAGCCGCGCACGACCTCGCCAGAGCACCTGCCCCTGATGCCCTGA